The following coding sequences are from one Diabrotica virgifera virgifera chromosome 2, PGI_DIABVI_V3a window:
- the LOC114328110 gene encoding MICOS complex subunit MIC10, with protein sequence MATPVYVEEELGKKWDKCLSDGVLKFGGGLVLGSVFSLLFFKRRRWPIIMGGGFGVGMAYSNCEKDLNATFVSKK encoded by the exons ATGGCGACGCCTGTATATGTTGAAGAGGAATTGGGAAAAAAATGGGATAAATGTTTATCAGATGGAGTTCTTAAATTTG GTGGAGGTCTGGTATTAGGCTCAGTATTTTCCTTATTATTTTTCAAGAGAAGGCGATGGCCTATCATAATGGGTGGAGGATTTGGTGTTGGAATGGCTTATTCGAACTGTGAAAAAGACCTTAATGCCACATTTGTCAGTAAAAAGTAA
- the LOC114328111 gene encoding protein anon-73B1: MNTAINIGVEDMTVTIVRYGLYLGAIFQIVCLVACIFISDSPEDNLSWGSRIDSDDESSEQSTPQNTPRRPYHRGRKQEKKKRR; the protein is encoded by the exons ATGAATACTGCTATAAATATAGGTGTAGAAGACATGACTGTAACCATAGTCCGCTATGGTTTATATTTAGGTGCGATATTCCAAATAGTTTGTCTAGTAGCTTGTATTTTTATATCTGACTCACCAGAAGACAATCTTTCATGGGGCTCGAGG ATCGACAGTGATGATGAAAGTTCTGAACAAAGTACCCCACAAAATACTCCAAGAAGGCCTTATCATAGAGGCAGAAAGCAAGAAAAGAAAAAGAGACGTTAA